A genomic segment from Diospyros lotus cultivar Yz01 chromosome 5, ASM1463336v1, whole genome shotgun sequence encodes:
- the LOC127802470 gene encoding zinc finger protein ZAT9, with the protein MERHKCKLCLKSFANGRALGGHMRSHMMNLYLPQEQEEPFHGGGHEESESAASSSSSSSSSSDEEKDLLGYGLRENPKKSVRLVDPEFSFVGSVVLQDRESETESCKNPIRRRSKRIRRSRVSVPELKRPKSCWPEPEPGSSISGTTTEEDVAYCLMMLSRDKWKDRPEPGEELDQTDDELDELNKPTKQRPRGKYKCDTCHKFFRSYQALGGHRASHKKAGASINNGGGVGVTNVESVNAGFPEEKIHECPVCFRVFSSGQALGGHKRSHVTGSSSLNPSTTAKPPSKFGETLIDLNLPAPVDDDEFSAVSDAELLNPIKR; encoded by the coding sequence atggagaggCACAAGTGCAAGCTCTGCTTGAAGAGCTTTGCCAATGGCAGAGCCTTGGGCGGCCACATGAGATCCCACATGATGAACCTCTATCTTCCTCAGGAACAAGAAGAACCCTTTCATGGCGGCGGCCATGAAGAGAGTGAATCGGCGGCATCTTCGTCGtcatcgtcttcttcttcatccgaTGAGGAGAAAGACTTGTTGGGTTATGGGTTGAGAGAAAATCCGAAGAAGAGTGTTCGGCTGGTTGACCCAGAATTCTCCTTCGTCGGCTCGGTGGTGCTCCAGGACAGAGAAAGCGAGACGGAGTCCTGCAAGAACCCGATTCGGCGCCGGTCCAAGCGGATTCGCCGGTCCAGAGTCTCCGTACCCGAGTTGAAGCGGCCCAAATCCTGCTGGCCGGAGCCGGAGCCTGGGAGCTCGATCTCCGGCACCACGACGGAGGAAGACGTTGCCTACTGCCTGATGATGTTGTCCCGGGACAAGTGGAAAGACCGCCCGGAACCAGGCGAAGAGCTGGATCAAACCGATGACGAACTCGACGAGCTCAACAAGCCGACCAAGCAGCGCCCGCGAGGGAAGTACAAATGCGACACTTGCCACAAATTTTTCCGATCCTATCAAGCGCTCGGCGGCCACAGAGCCAGCCACAAGAAAGCCGGCGCTTCCATCAACAATGGCGGCGGGGTCGGCGTTACGAACGTTGAATCGGTAAATGCGGGATTTCCCGAGGAGAAAATCCACGAATGTCCCGTTTGTTTCAGAGTATTCTCGTCCGGCCAAGCCCTCGGCGGCCATAAGAGATCGCACGTTACTGGTTCCTCGTCATTAAATCCTAGTACTACTGCTAAACCGCCGTCGAAGTTCGGCGAAACGTTGATAGATCTCAATCTTCCGGCGCCGGTAGATGATGATGAGTTCTCGGCGGTTTCCGATGCTGAGTTGCTCAACCCCATCAAGCGATGA